The Sporosarcina sp. 6E9 genome segment CACGAATTGTATGGACCTTTGTATTGATAACTACGATGCACTGTTAAAAAGTAATCGATTCAAAGAAAAGGCAATACCCGATACTGTTATTCGCTTAGGTGCACAACCTGTATCAAAGCCATTATCACTCTTCTTAAAAAATGTAAGACCTAATACTGTTGTATTAATTGACGAATCACCAGAGTTTCGAGATCCACTAGGTATTGTCACACACCATATCCAATCATCCATTGAGGCATTCCTTCAAATTGATGTTCAAAAAGAGGACAGCGCATACGTGAAAACCTGGGTTCAGGCAAATGATGAAGCAAGCGTAGTATTGGAAAATTCATCAGGTAGTGACGAGGGAGCTTATACCCAAATGCTACTTAGTAATTTACCGGACAAATCAGATCTGATTAGCGGTAGCAGTATGCCAATTCGTGATGTAGACACTTTCTTCGATAAAACTGAAAAAGACATTACCATTTTTGCAAATCGTGGTACGAATGGGATTGATGGTGTTGTTTCGACTGCATTGGGAATTCAGGCTGCACGACAACGTCCATCATGGTTACTAATCGGTGATTTATCATTTTTGCATGATGTGAATGGGCTCATTGTGTCGAGATTCCATGAAACGGATTTAACAATCGTCATTATGAATAATGACGGCGGCGGTATATTTTCTTATTTGCCACAAGCTGAATCCGGCAATCATTTTGAAAGGCTTTTCGGCACGCCGACAGGTTTAACGTTTGAACATATTGCGGCCATGTACGATGCACAATACAGTTCGATTGAGTCGATAGAAGAATTTGAACAAGAATTGGCTCAAGATAAAAAGAAGAATATCCGTATTATCGAAGTATTTACAAATCGTAAAGAGAATGTGATAGCACACCGCACGCTTTGGAATGAAATTACGAAAAGAATTGATTCCATTGAATGAAATGCTTATTCCGATAAATGGAATCGTTTATAATGTTAGGCGAAGTAACAATACAGATTTGCCGGTTATTGTCTTTTTACACGGCTTTACGGGAAGTACGGATACCTGGTCTGAAATAATCGGCTTATTAAAAGGGAAATATCATACGGTGACTGTCGATTTAATTGGTCATGGGAAAACAACGGCGCCATTGGATCCAAGTCGTTACTCGATGGAAAAGCAAGTTGCTGATTTGGAAACATTGTTTAGCCAATTAAACCTTTCAAAATTTACGCTAGTAGGGTATTCAATGGGTGGTCGGATTGCATTAAGCTATACGATTAACCATCCCAAACGTGTCGCATCTTTAATTCTTGAAAGTTCGACGCCTGGATTAGAAACTGAGCGTGAACGAATC includes the following:
- the menD gene encoding 2-succinyl-5-enolpyruvyl-6-hydroxy-3-cyclohexene-1-carboxylic-acid synthase, which translates into the protein MVNKKSLTNYVRRMTSALMNAGVKSVVISPGSRSTPLAYAFASTKSLNVYMQVDERSAGFFALGLAKASGEPVVLLCTSGTAASNYFPAVTEAHYARIPLIVITADRPHELREVGAPQAIDQIQLYGNHVKYSVDLPLAEDNTDVDDFIVRHVQRAASVALTAPYGPIHLNVPFREPLLIDFEMDIPTSTFIQRMKGNDLLDTSIIHFVNDILNKTEKGLLVIGELPIGINTKLFWNFAKALNWPVLCDPLSNLRAKVPTNCMDLCIDNYDALLKSNRFKEKAIPDTVIRLGAQPVSKPLSLFLKNVRPNTVVLIDESPEFRDPLGIVTHHIQSSIEAFLQIDVQKEDSAYVKTWVQANDEASVVLENSSGSDEGAYTQMLLSNLPDKSDLISGSSMPIRDVDTFFDKTEKDITIFANRGTNGIDGVVSTALGIQAARQRPSWLLIGDLSFLHDVNGLIVSRFHETDLTIVIMNNDGGGIFSYLPQAESGNHFERLFGTPTGLTFEHIAAMYDAQYSSIESIEEFEQELAQDKKKNIRIIEVFTNRKENVIAHRTLWNEITKRIDSIE